The region TGGAGACGTTACTCTGTGTGAAGAGTTAATACCGATAGTGGTCGGTGACAATCGGTATCGGCGTCGTGGTGTTGGGAGTCGTGTCATAGAATTACTGATTGAGAAGGCGAAAGGTTTTGGGTGGAGCAAATTGACCGCACATAAAATATTCGCTTATAACACTCCGTCCATTAAGCTGTTCGAGAATCATGGATTTATAAAAACGTCTTCCGAAACCGACGAAGATGGGCACGAGTTCTTTCGTTACGAAAGGAAGCTGAACTGAAAAATAAACTGTGTAGAATTGATGCAGTGCATAAACATGCGC is a window of Sulfoacidibacillus ferrooxidans DNA encoding:
- a CDS encoding GNAT family N-acetyltransferase, whose product is MPVRLRDLILPDDVEIAIPWYTDAEVLYFSEGPNVAPFDYNRIEKMYKWLSQRGQVYIIEVFDGGWVPVGDVTLCEELIPIVVGDNRYRRRGVGSRVIELLIEKAKGFGWSKLTAHKIFAYNTPSIKLFENHGFIKTSSETDEDGHEFFRYERKLN